TGTCTTGTGTTTAATTTTTGATCAGGTGTATGTAACAACTGTGTACATCGTTTTGATCACCACTGTGTTTGGGTCAACAACTGCATTGGTGCCTTCAATATAAGATATTTTCTTGTTTACCTCTTCACTCTGACTGCCATGGCTGCAAACCTTGCAATCATAACAGTAGCATTTTTAACCAAGGTAGTGCTGCTATCAAATATGATGCTTGGAAGTTACATTGATGATCAGGGACAAGAGCATGCAGTTGAGATTCTCTTTCTTATTCAGGTAAGCTCACTGTAATGTCTGAGTTTTAACCTACTTCTGGGTTTGTAGCCTGAAAAAAAGGGTTGTTTAAGTCCCATCTTTTAAGAATCTTGCAGTAGGTCCAGCAGTTCTGTTGTTTTGTGGGGGGAGCGAGCCATTATAGTGAACCCACTTTTGCTGTTCTAATTAGAGGCATAATCATTTCCAAggaacttaaaaatattttagaatggCAGTTTCTTCAGTTTCCAAACCAGTTCTCTCCAATATAAATTTTTGATCTCTCTAGAAATAACCTTATAAACATCAGTTACAGTATACACTACTCACATGTTTTAAAGTAGTTCACAACCTTCTTTACTGTTTGAGATGTCCTTTGCAAGAGATGCTTAACTTTTATTGGCCCAGAGAGGTCTTGGTTTAAGATCTCTgggtgtgcgcgcgcacacgtcCTGACCAGTATTTTTGCTCACACTTAAACAAAGGTGAGGTTTTTTTTAGGTGAGTTTTTGAGtctctgtaatttttttctgGTGGGTCTCGTGGCTCGCTCTGGAAACCTTGCCCTGGCgttttcttttcatttgacaCCACCAACTACTGCAATGTTCATACTCTGTTAATGTCACCATACTTCTGGCTGAGAAAGGAAGACTCACCTTTGGAGCCTGCTTAAGCATGGCTGAGTGATAGGGAGCAATCCATCTCTATCTTCCGTGCCCTGAGCCAGCCAACAGCTCTGTCAGCCAACTCTCAAATCCCAAATTAATTCCTCTGTCTAAAATGGAACCCATCACCCTAGAATTCAGATATATTAATTCATCGTTGTGTAGTATCTTCACAACCGCCCTATGTGGGATTTTAATCCGGAAAATGTCTTAActaacactgaatgcatccgatgaagtgagctgtagctcacgaaagcttatgctcagataaatttgttagtctctaaaggtgccacaagtacttcttttcttttaactaataCTAAAGCTGTGACCATAAATCACCAAAATCCAATAAATTCAAAAGTGAACCAGGTGTCACCATTAAGTTCTTCTAGATCAGTATTATTTTATCTTTATGGTGCAGGTCACCCACACAGTCTTGTGTTCAGTCTGCAAATTCAGAAGCTTGAGTGTCCTTTCATAAACATATTCTGTGAGGAAAATAAGTTCCTGAAAATCTTTGAATTACTAAAGGCTTCATATGGGATTCACTATCTCTGAGCTGGTTATACTGTAGTTAATAGagtgaaatcaaaatgttttaaaatgggaCTTTATACACTATGACTTTAAAATAAGTTACTATTTTATCTGTCTTTGCAGCACCTGTTCCTGACGTTTCCTAGAATTGTCTTCATGCTTGGTTTTGTTATTGTCCTCTCTCTGGTGTTGGGGGCATATTGCTGTTTCACTCTGTACCTGGTCCTGACTAACCAAACATCCAATGAATGGTATAAATCTAGAAGATATGAATGTTCTTGCTGTAAGGCGTTGCAGCCCCATGACAGGCATATTGTTTACAGAAATGTTTATTCTCAAGGAGTTTGGGTCAATTTAAAGGAAATCTTTAAACCTCCTACaagttcagaaaaaaagaaaaaaacatgaggaaatagttacatatttttaaatctatatttactttttaaacttttcctgaAGGATTTAACTCCAAGAAGAGCTTTTTGCCAGCACCAAGGACTCTTGAAATGATACTGTGCTTTTCATTAAGTACTGTAGCTAAAGAGTTTTTTCCTAAATGACTCaattgtaaaatatatttttataaagctgATCATTGTCTGTGGTGTTTGCCAAACTTCTAGAATGAATGTGCTAGTTATTAACAGTGGGGACTAAGGCCATGGCTTGTAGGCCTCTTTAGAAAATAGCTTCTTTGGATGTCGTAGCTCAAAATTTCTTAAAAGGTTTTCTATCAGTACATTCTTTGGGTGACAGTATTAAAGCAAATATACTTTTGCTAACCAACTTCCATGTGTGTTAAGGACTAAGTATAGTAAGCATATTCAGCAGGAACGTCCACATCTTATCTAATGTTTTTGTTGTAACTATGAAAATGAAGTCTTTGAGGAACTGCATGGAAGTGTTTTATCAAATGAATGTATAAGACCTTGAAATGGCTTCTTAAAGAATCTTAAGGTGAACAGATCATGACTCTCGTAGTCTTAAATCTTACTGTTGTGTGGCTTCATCACACCTATGTGAATGTATCCAATATTATACCACATGTACAGCTCTTTTTGGATTTACACATTATCTAGGTCTTGCTTCCCTGGGAAGGCAGTGGCTTTTGTATGGCTGGATTATGTAATTGTTGAGAGAGCAGAAATTTAGGCTGGGATCACACTACTACTGTTTCCACCTCATCTTTGAGGGGGCTAAGAAATTATTGTATTCTGTATTTGCTTAGATGCTATCCATGAcaattatttaatttcatttgatttAATGAACTGGAAATTAAGTCTCTTTACACATCACCAGTGTGGGTTTTACAAGCAATAAGAAACTGTGAGAATGGTCTCCTTTGGCTTACTAAGCCAAATGTTTCCCTGGCTGTACTTGTGATGGATCTGTAATTTGTAGAAAGTAGAACGTGTCCCTGTAACATTGATAAATTTTCCTAAGAGGGGTGCTGGCTTATCATGGAAGTTCTTTAGAGTAGGGGGGCCATCTTTGTGCGTGTACGAGGTACCTACAACCATGAGGTACCTCACCCATAACAGGGGCTCCTAGGTGCCACAGTAAAAGAAATACTAAATGGGTGACAGAGCCTTACCTCATGATGAAGAGTATGCTTGCTAAGACAGTCTTGTGAAAACTATTAATCTCTTCTTGTCAGGAAAAAGTTACATTTGCATGAATGAAAAAGTATAAATGCTGGCTATGTAATCTGCCTGTAAACATAAGTAGTTtcactgtatatttttttaagCTACTGCTTTATGGAAAAAACAAAGATGCATCATTTCATCCAGGAAACAAAGTGCTATTTTGGATCTTCCCTTCAATGCTCTTTGCAATGGAAGCGCATGTGTATGTAGAAGGTGACACAGGCTGAGACTTGAtgtttcagtgcctcagtttgaCACTATGCCCTAattttcagaaactgctgagtttcCATCCTCTGCAAATCAAACCCAATTATAGGTATCTTAAGTTGCACATTgaaaattactagtcacttttgaaaactgtggAGATAGAATTTAGGTATGGTTGCTTTGCATATGTAAATGTAGGACTTTCTTATAGAAAAGTatgcatgcttttttttttttttaaatcttctgagTCTTTGAAATTGTGGCTGTTTAGCCACCCTTACTATTGCAGAGTCCCACAATCAGTATGGGATTTGTGTTGTAAAACTTAGACTTGAATTCTGGCAGAGTTGATACATGATATAAGCTGAGTGGATGGGCTTATATTTAATTATTCCTGAATCACTTGTCTTCATCCCAAGCTCACCATGCATGGCAGTGAAGATGACAGGGGTGAGGTACATTAacccagtttttccttttttatccCTGGAGCCATAATAGGTCAAATTGCAGTTGGTCAGAATTGGTGCTTAGTGGTAGGGGGAAGATTGCAGTGCCCTTAGCTGTGCTAGGGTTATACAAAGGAAtccaggcccagctccacaaagtCAACTCCAATGCAGCTGTTGACCCAAACACAGtggtttcaatggaagttaggagtctaaataccaTCATGGATCTGGGCTGTAGGGTCCAGAATGTTAAGCTAATGCTTGTGAGGAGGAATGAATAAAACAGGAGGTGGCCTTCTGAAGCCCTAGTTTTGTTTGAAGCCTCATTGCCCATGAGGGATTGTGCCACACAGACTTCAGGCACTAAGTTGAAGACAAGTTCAAATCACCTTcagtgaggatttttttaaagttgtacacttctgggggggaagggagaagaatgTCCCCTTCTCCTTTCAGAGATTCTTCAGGGTGGTTCTAGTGATCAGTTCACTAGAGGAGAAATACTAGAACCATAAagaactttaaatattttattttttaaaaaatgtattctaTTTACAATCTGCAAGTAAAAATCTGTATACAGTTAAAAAATCATGTACAGTATGGCTTCATACATGAAAAAGTTAACTGAGTAGCCACTTGTGGAGCATTGCAAGGATATGATGCATTCTGTCAGAGATCTCTATATAAAAGGCTATCATCTGTGAGATAAACCTACATTACTATGCCTTATGAGAATTAAAGTAGTGTGGTTGGAAGGCATGAAACCATGGCCTTTCATCAGTGGTAAATTTGCCCAGAAACTCTTCAGTTATTTATTAATCTGATTCTCTCAGAGCAAGACATATCTTCCATTTAAGTTGCAACTTAAGTACCAGAACACTACTGTCCAATGGTCTGAGGTAAATGCTTTGCAAAGGATATTCCTTTATTGGAGGCAGCTGTACAAAAAGTTAGATGTGTGAATTAAGACTGTTAATCACTTATTGCACCTTAAAGCTAGGCAGAGGTCTTTATGGTACtggcatttccattttaaaacaggaaaaaatataatGTCCTAGTTTATACCACTTGCAGTTTATAaagtgttgccttatatatttttaagaagagtttctctcctgctccccaaGCAACTGGAACAGCAAGCTTTAGTGCTGATTGAGCCTGGTGCCTGCCCTGGTGAAAAAACACTTgactaaggcagtggtgggcaacgtGTGgactgtcagggtaatccactggcgggctgtgaaacagtttgtttacattgactgtctgtggtttgctgttcctggacatgctgctgcttcctgcagcacccaTTAGCTGGGATTGGCGaatcgcagccactgggagctgcgggtggctgtgTCTGCGGacaatcaatgtaaacaaactctcgTGGCTCGCCAGCTgtccaccactgctctaaggtcTGCCATTCACTATATGTTAACCCCTAGACAATCACTGTCTGAACTTCCACCTCCCCTTCCTGGGAGGCTATCACAAACTCTCCTACGTGCTCCATTATTTCAATATCCTCTGATGCAACCATTGTCACAGTTGCTTCTTCGGTCTCAATGCTACCCTCTGTTGTCAGCACAGCTCCTTCTCCAATAGCCGAAGCCAGTGTCATGGCAACCTGCTCTGTAAGACTTTCTGGTGTTGCTATGGTGATAGTGTCTGCAGTGTCAGTAGTTACTTCAGAGTTTTCTGCCACTGTAACGTTCTGCACGATGATTTGGTGGCCAGAGTTTGCTTGATTTACTATTTGCTGCACAACCTTCATAATGTGACTGTCAACCTAAgttaagaaaaaagtttattaataATCCAGACAATTCCTCTTATTCAGTGTATTGTGCTTACTACTGCCCAGCTACAACTGTAACTGCAGCCTGGTAGCTTTTTAGTGAGGCAATACAAACAATTAAATAGGTTCAGATGAATTCAAATGTTTATTGAAGGTATGGCATCTTAGTGAGTTGAGATAGCTGGAGTACTTTACATCTCATCGCACTAGAGAACGGCTGGTATTTGAGGAAGAAGCAGTTTGTATAATGAAGTCaagacaagttttttttaaaaactgtttaaaactaGCATGAGGATGTCACACATCCAGGTTCTCAAATACCAGAGTGATGGCCTCAGTGTAAGAACTTAAAGATGAACCACAATTTGTTACAATGTGTCCAGCAGGAGACTAGCCAGCCTCTCACTTTAGCTTTGCAGTTCCGACCAGGAAGTTGAACCAAACCTGAACACTGGTTCAGAGGTTTTTTTGAGTGAACTGAATCCAAAAAACCCTAAACTGGTAACTTGTTCCAAACAGCTTGAGTAATCCAATGCTAAGGGACGTCTCTGTAGTCTTTTGGGAGTGCTGAGGAAGGGTATGTCTCTCTGCTCCaacccgggggggagggagggaggcagagacacTACACTTCCCAGGAAGCCATTggaagaggagaatgggagagaaGGTTTCAGGTATTGATAGGACTAATCAGGGGAAACTACTACAACTTCCAGAACACCTCAATCGCCTCCTGCTGAGTGCTTGTCCCTCCTATGCAAGTCAGTATAGAAAGGATGTTTTCTGGCCTGAAATTCACTTTGTACATGACATAagagcagccacactgggtcagaccaaagatccatctagcccagtatcctgacttccaacagtggccaatgccaggtgccccagagggaatgaacagaacagggaatcaagtaatccattccctgtcgctcattcccagcttctctcACCTTAACAGTCAATTATGACTGACAGAGGTCTGGAGGATGTTGTACTAGTGAATGCAAATAAC
This window of the Chelonia mydas isolate rCheMyd1 chromosome 10, rCheMyd1.pri.v2, whole genome shotgun sequence genome carries:
- the ZDHHC4 gene encoding palmitoyltransferase ZDHHC4 isoform X1, with the protein product MDFLALFIIYLLLVLASVVLVCIYSGRKQSFPARGLSCITQVSSFVIPTWLQRATQRVLHRLFHTRSRLFVVLHLALQVAVYGEYTWEVFGYCQQLEFSIHYLLLPYLLLAVNMGFFILCSVTNPGTITQSNQESFLKAYGYDGVMFQKSTLCPTCNVEKPARSKHCSVCNNCVHRFDHHCVWVNNCIGAFNIRYFLVYLFTLTAMAANLAIITVAFLTKVVLLSNMMLGSYIDDQGQEHAVEILFLIQHLFLTFPRIVFMLGFVIVLSLVLGAYCCFTLYLVLTNQTSNEWYKSRRYECSCCKALQPHDRHIVYRNVYSQGVWVNLKEIFKPPTSSEKKKKT
- the ZDHHC4 gene encoding palmitoyltransferase ZDHHC4 isoform X2, producing MCDSDWYLHLLQVSSFVIPTWLQRATQRVLHRLFHTRSRLFVVLHLALQVAVYGEYTWEVFGYCQQLEFSIHYLLLPYLLLAVNMGFFILCSVTNPGTITQSNQESFLKAYGYDGVMFQKSTLCPTCNVEKPARSKHCSVCNNCVHRFDHHCVWVNNCIGAFNIRYFLVYLFTLTAMAANLAIITVAFLTKVVLLSNMMLGSYIDDQGQEHAVEILFLIQHLFLTFPRIVFMLGFVIVLSLVLGAYCCFTLYLVLTNQTSNEWYKSRRYECSCCKALQPHDRHIVYRNVYSQGVWVNLKEIFKPPTSSEKKKKT